A single genomic interval of Haloterrigena salifodinae harbors:
- the cobS gene encoding adenosylcobinamide-GDP ribazoletransferase, with amino-acid sequence MIGGGIAAVRGALGFLTRLPVGHRDGDWAAFRSSPATFPVVGYVAGALAAVPLLATEALPAATVALGYLLAVYAVLGIHHLDGVADLGDALVVHGDRERRREVLKDTTTGVGALLAVSLVVAALALGGLSLAGLPPRRAIGVAVAAEVGTKLGMAAMACFGTASDEGMGRQFTTASDPLSFVAPTLIALPTAALTWPNPAATVALGGALAGIGLPWYWATRHLGGINGDIFGAANEIGRVAGVHLGVIAWTLL; translated from the coding sequence GTGATCGGGGGCGGGATCGCCGCCGTCCGTGGCGCGCTGGGCTTTCTGACGCGACTGCCGGTTGGCCACCGCGACGGCGACTGGGCGGCATTTCGCTCGAGTCCGGCGACGTTCCCGGTCGTCGGCTACGTTGCGGGCGCGCTGGCCGCCGTCCCCCTGCTCGCGACCGAGGCGCTCCCGGCCGCGACCGTCGCGCTGGGCTACCTGCTGGCCGTCTACGCCGTTCTCGGGATCCACCACCTCGACGGGGTCGCGGATCTGGGCGACGCGCTCGTCGTCCACGGCGACCGCGAGCGCCGCCGAGAGGTCCTGAAGGACACGACGACCGGCGTCGGCGCGCTGCTGGCGGTTTCCCTCGTCGTCGCCGCGCTGGCGCTGGGTGGGCTCTCCCTCGCCGGACTCCCTCCCCGCCGCGCGATCGGCGTCGCGGTCGCCGCTGAAGTCGGGACGAAACTCGGGATGGCCGCGATGGCCTGTTTCGGGACGGCGAGCGACGAGGGGATGGGCCGGCAGTTCACGACGGCGTCCGATCCGCTCTCGTTCGTCGCACCCACACTGATCGCTCTGCCAACCGCCGCGCTGACGTGGCCGAACCCGGCGGCAACGGTCGCCCTCGGCGGCGCCCTCGCGGGGATCGGCCTCCCCTGGTACTGGGCGACGCGCCACCTCGGCGGCATCAACGGCGATATCTTCGGCGCAGCCAACGAGATCGGCCGCGTCGCCGGCGTCCACCTGGGGGTGATCGCGTGGACACTGTTGTGA
- a CDS encoding NTP transferase domain-containing protein encodes MCGGKGTRLESPREKPLHPIDGVAMVDRVLAGLEASRVDAVYAAVSPNAPETQTHLEATDGVTTIETAGDGYVADLMALLEQPAIEPPILTVAADVPLLAVTVVDRIVETYRDCETTASLTIAVPVALKRRLDVSVDATLESDDHLAPTGVNVVGDSNESMTRVHYDPRLAINVNRREDAPIATAQLSATATEDR; translated from the coding sequence ATGTGCGGCGGGAAGGGGACCCGCCTCGAGAGTCCCCGCGAGAAACCGCTGCACCCGATCGACGGGGTCGCGATGGTCGACCGCGTGCTCGCCGGGCTCGAGGCGAGCCGCGTCGACGCCGTGTACGCCGCCGTCTCGCCGAACGCCCCCGAAACGCAAACGCACCTCGAGGCGACCGACGGGGTAACGACGATCGAGACGGCCGGCGACGGCTACGTGGCCGACCTGATGGCCCTGCTCGAGCAGCCCGCGATCGAACCGCCGATACTCACCGTCGCCGCCGACGTCCCGCTGCTCGCGGTGACCGTCGTCGATCGGATCGTCGAGACTTATCGCGACTGCGAGACCACCGCGTCACTGACCATCGCCGTCCCCGTCGCACTCAAGCGCCGGCTCGACGTCAGCGTCGACGCGACGCTCGAGTCGGACGACCACCTCGCGCCGACCGGGGTCAACGTAGTCGGCGATTCGAACGAATCCATGACACGCGTACACTACGACCCGCGACTCGCGATCAACGTGAACCGACGCGAAGACGCCCCCATCGCGACAGCCCAGCTGTCCGCGACGGCCACGGAGGACCGCTGA
- the cobT gene encoding nicotinate mononucleotide-dependent phosphoribosyltransferase CobT: MRVILPAGTTETALIDGISAAGAAPELMEHTPSADVEILEYGKPTTAPVTPVSPSGCPTPAAVTRAVREVLGFDATVVDAGLAQPTGAPTVDLGVEPGTDVREGEAVPDAAAIFDRARSFGASLPEDDLLIGETVPGGTTTALGVLTALGEPTAVSSSLPRNPIERKRRVVDEALAASDLEPGDCKDDPLAAIRAVGDPVQATVAGTAAGALESGADVTLAGGTQMVAVATALRHADVDEPLSIATTSFVEDEQGDRLGEACYRLNCELTVTDPGFGSRDHVAMARYCAGEAKEGVAMGGALSLVPDGRMDDVLDRLEAVCDRLGIDADGRPDSDPKAETNPKTEGDGGP, from the coding sequence ATGCGCGTGATCCTCCCCGCCGGGACGACCGAGACGGCCCTGATCGACGGCATCAGCGCTGCCGGCGCCGCCCCGGAGCTGATGGAACACACCCCCTCCGCGGACGTCGAGATCCTCGAGTACGGGAAGCCGACGACGGCCCCCGTGACGCCGGTGAGCCCGAGCGGCTGTCCGACGCCGGCCGCGGTGACTCGAGCCGTCCGGGAAGTGCTTGGCTTCGACGCGACCGTGGTCGACGCCGGCCTCGCCCAGCCGACGGGCGCGCCGACGGTCGATCTGGGTGTCGAGCCCGGAACCGACGTCCGCGAGGGCGAAGCCGTCCCCGACGCGGCGGCGATCTTCGACCGCGCCCGCTCGTTCGGCGCGAGCCTCCCCGAGGACGACCTCCTGATCGGCGAGACCGTGCCGGGCGGCACGACGACCGCGCTGGGCGTGCTCACCGCGCTCGGTGAACCGACCGCCGTCTCCTCCTCGCTCCCGCGGAATCCGATCGAACGCAAACGTCGGGTCGTCGACGAGGCGCTGGCGGCGAGCGACCTCGAGCCCGGCGACTGCAAGGACGACCCGCTCGCGGCGATCCGCGCCGTCGGCGACCCGGTTCAGGCGACGGTGGCCGGTACCGCAGCCGGTGCGCTCGAGTCGGGCGCCGACGTGACGCTGGCCGGCGGAACCCAGATGGTGGCCGTCGCGACGGCCCTGCGCCACGCCGACGTCGACGAGCCGCTGTCGATCGCGACAACCTCGTTCGTCGAAGACGAGCAGGGCGATCGGCTCGGCGAGGCCTGCTACCGGCTGAACTGCGAGCTGACAGTCACGGATCCCGGCTTCGGTTCGCGCGATCACGTCGCCATGGCCCGCTACTGTGCGGGCGAGGCCAAGGAGGGCGTCGCGATGGGCGGCGCGCTCTCGCTGGTCCCCGACGGCCGGATGGACGACGTACTTGACCGACTCGAGGCGGTCTGCGATCGGCTCGGAATCGACGCCGATGGCAGACCGGACTCGGATCCGAAGGCGGAGACGAACCCGAAGACGGAGGGCGACGGTGGACCCTGA
- a CDS encoding threonine-phosphate decarboxylase gives MDPDAIRTGERVPHGGETDRDILDFSANTNPYSPDGVEAVYADALEDSRRYPDDDYPEFRAAAGEFVDCASDRVIPTPGGLAAIRLALEVTLEPGDEALVPFPSFGEYAREVRLQGASPRFVPHDEILAANDDALEDCALAIVCTPNNPTGDAADPNALAEFATRCGAAGTTLLVDEAFLGFTDLPSAARLESADVIVARSLTKLFGLPGLRAGFAVATGERHEALETARRAWSLGTPAARVGASCLRQDAFVRETRQRVASERERMRAALTSRFDVRPSDAPYLLCDVGGRDVDSVIAAARADGVAIRDARTFRDLDSHVRVAVKDREANDRLLAALGVADGSESDDSSTGREH, from the coding sequence GTGGACCCTGACGCGATACGCACCGGAGAGCGCGTCCCCCACGGCGGCGAGACCGACCGGGATATCCTCGATTTCTCGGCCAACACCAATCCCTATTCGCCCGATGGCGTCGAGGCGGTCTACGCGGACGCCCTCGAGGACTCCCGCCGGTATCCGGACGACGACTACCCCGAGTTCCGGGCCGCAGCGGGAGAGTTCGTCGACTGTGCTTCCGATCGGGTGATTCCGACGCCCGGCGGACTGGCCGCGATTCGGCTGGCGCTGGAGGTCACCCTCGAGCCCGGCGACGAGGCGCTGGTTCCGTTCCCGAGTTTCGGCGAGTACGCGCGCGAAGTCCGCCTGCAGGGGGCCTCGCCGCGGTTCGTTCCGCACGACGAGATCCTGGCGGCGAACGACGACGCGCTCGAGGACTGCGCGCTGGCGATCGTCTGCACGCCGAACAATCCGACCGGTGACGCGGCCGATCCCAACGCGCTTGCCGAGTTCGCAACCCGCTGTGGAGCCGCGGGAACGACGCTGCTGGTCGACGAGGCCTTTCTGGGGTTTACCGACCTGCCGTCGGCCGCCCGCCTCGAGTCCGCGGACGTGATCGTCGCCCGCTCGCTGACCAAACTGTTCGGCCTGCCGGGGCTGCGGGCCGGGTTCGCGGTCGCGACGGGCGAGCGACACGAGGCCCTCGAGACGGCCCGCCGCGCCTGGTCGCTGGGAACGCCGGCCGCTCGGGTCGGCGCGTCCTGTCTTCGACAGGACGCGTTCGTGCGCGAGACCCGCCAGCGGGTCGCCAGCGAGCGCGAGCGAATGCGAGCGGCGCTCACCTCGCGGTTCGACGTCCGGCCGTCGGACGCGCCCTACCTGCTGTGTGACGTCGGCGGGCGGGACGTCGACAGCGTGATCGCCGCGGCCCGCGCGGACGGCGTCGCGATCCGCGACGCGCGGACCTTCCGCGACCTCGACTCGCACGTCCGCGTCGCCGTCAAGGACCGCGAGGCGAACGATCGGCTGCTCGCGGCCCTCGGCGTCGCCGACGGATCGGAATCCGACGACTCAAGTACCGGACGAGAGCACTAG
- a CDS encoding adenosylcobinamide amidohydrolase, which yields MTATDPAYEAVRRDGVLRVARLGTEWLSTGWNGGRRTADCAYNVTVPDGWDRTDLEAYVDERLERAGFDAGGPALLTGVEQTDARGARRGSVTAYATAGISNPAALPMDPEDDSSAGVPDSADGDATPDRGTVNIVVGTTRALAPGALANLIAVAAEAKAATLLAETGVPGTTTDAVVVGHDPTGERAAFSGSGTDVGRATRACVREAVSASLKAHYADTEADLPNSVADATYGVSTDGRAEVFRPSLEDR from the coding sequence ATGACCGCGACTGATCCCGCGTACGAGGCGGTCCGCCGAGACGGCGTCCTTCGGGTGGCGCGCCTGGGAACGGAGTGGCTCTCGACCGGCTGGAACGGCGGGCGCCGAACCGCCGACTGCGCCTACAACGTCACCGTCCCAGACGGTTGGGACCGGACCGATCTCGAGGCGTACGTCGACGAGCGCCTCGAGCGTGCGGGCTTCGACGCCGGCGGACCGGCCCTCCTGACCGGCGTCGAGCAGACCGACGCCCGCGGTGCGCGGCGCGGTTCCGTGACCGCCTACGCGACCGCCGGCATCTCGAACCCGGCCGCGTTACCGATGGACCCGGAGGACGACTCGAGTGCTGGCGTCCCTGACTCGGCGGACGGCGACGCGACACCGGACCGCGGCACCGTCAATATCGTCGTCGGAACGACGCGGGCGCTCGCCCCCGGCGCGCTGGCGAATCTGATCGCCGTCGCCGCGGAGGCCAAAGCCGCGACGCTGCTCGCCGAGACCGGCGTGCCGGGCACTACGACGGACGCCGTCGTCGTCGGCCACGATCCGACCGGCGAGCGGGCCGCGTTCTCCGGTAGCGGCACCGACGTCGGGAGGGCGACTCGAGCCTGCGTCCGGGAGGCCGTCAGCGCGTCGCTGAAAGCTCATTACGCGGACACCGAGGCTGATCTCCCGAACTCGGTTGCGGATGCGACCTACGGCGTCTCGACCGACGGTCGGGCCGAGGTCTTTCGGCCGTCGCTCGAGGACCGATAG
- a CDS encoding nucleoside-triphosphatase, whose protein sequence is MSDATNALVTGPPRSGKTTALKRTVSRLLEDGYAVGGLSSPECREAGRRVGFDIVDVASGERAVMARVDGVSEADGASNGRDEPCESGASAPTIGKYTVDASVVDRLAGRALPSAVDDADCVVIDEIAPMQLESDRFVREATRALELSTPVLAAITLDATDGFLGAVKNRSDTERFVIEPDARDALPETLAEWVRSRIRPR, encoded by the coding sequence ATGTCAGATGCGACCAACGCTCTCGTCACCGGCCCGCCCCGCAGCGGCAAGACGACCGCCCTCAAGCGGACCGTCTCGCGCCTGCTCGAGGACGGCTACGCGGTCGGCGGCCTCTCGAGTCCTGAATGCCGCGAGGCGGGCCGGCGCGTGGGGTTCGACATCGTCGATGTCGCGAGCGGCGAGCGCGCGGTAATGGCCCGCGTCGACGGGGTGAGCGAGGCGGACGGCGCCTCGAACGGACGCGACGAGCCCTGCGAGTCGGGAGCGTCCGCCCCCACCATCGGCAAGTACACCGTCGACGCCTCGGTCGTCGACCGCCTCGCCGGGAGGGCGCTGCCATCAGCCGTCGACGACGCCGACTGCGTGGTGATCGACGAGATCGCGCCGATGCAACTCGAGAGCGACCGGTTCGTTCGCGAAGCGACGCGCGCCCTCGAGTTGTCGACGCCGGTGCTGGCCGCGATCACACTGGACGCGACGGACGGATTCCTCGGCGCGGTGAAAAATAGGTCGGACACGGAGCGGTTCGTGATCGAGCCGGACGCGCGAGACGCGCTTCCCGAGACCCTCGCCGAGTGGGTCCGGTCACGAATCCGGCCCCGATAG
- a CDS encoding amidohydrolase family protein: MSRARASGQERSTTSASRRRVLSRASAGLLGAASVVGRETSATAGTEPSVQSSQEGAVADQPLFDAHTHLIPAETLDREPLYADDLVSWMDAVGIDRAVVLALDSPESYPVQAPSWWILEQVAAYPDRLVPFCTVDPRTLVYEEDFSAVTNLLERYVERGARGFGELKAGLPIDDARHERLYELCADHGLPVVLHLDDKAMLDAVGLPRFENVLASFPDVDFVGHAHGWWAHISADVEESDLGRYPERPVEPGGRVPELLARYDNVYGDLSGLSGWTGLTRDPEYGQAFLETHHEQLLFGTDYLYPGHEVPQLGLFDRFDLPAEAGANVRYRNLEGLLGEA, translated from the coding sequence ATGTCTCGAGCGCGAGCGAGCGGACAGGAGCGATCGACGACGAGCGCGTCTCGGCGACGCGTGCTCTCGAGGGCGAGTGCCGGACTCCTCGGGGCCGCTAGCGTCGTCGGGAGGGAGACGAGTGCGACGGCGGGGACGGAACCGAGCGTACAGTCGAGTCAGGAGGGAGCCGTCGCCGACCAGCCGCTGTTCGACGCCCACACCCATCTGATCCCCGCGGAGACCCTCGATAGGGAGCCCCTGTACGCGGACGACCTGGTGTCATGGATGGACGCGGTCGGGATCGACCGCGCGGTCGTGCTGGCGCTCGATTCGCCCGAGAGCTATCCGGTCCAGGCGCCGAGTTGGTGGATCCTCGAGCAGGTCGCCGCCTACCCCGACCGGCTCGTCCCCTTCTGTACGGTCGATCCGCGGACGCTGGTCTACGAGGAGGACTTCTCGGCCGTCACGAACCTCCTCGAGCGCTACGTCGAGCGGGGCGCGCGGGGCTTCGGCGAACTGAAGGCTGGGTTACCGATCGACGACGCCCGACACGAGCGGCTGTACGAACTGTGTGCCGACCACGGGCTTCCGGTGGTCCTCCACCTCGACGACAAGGCGATGCTCGACGCGGTCGGACTGCCGCGCTTCGAAAACGTGCTGGCGTCGTTCCCCGACGTCGATTTCGTCGGCCACGCCCACGGCTGGTGGGCCCACATCTCCGCGGACGTCGAAGAATCGGATCTGGGTCGATATCCGGAGCGGCCGGTCGAACCCGGCGGCCGGGTGCCGGAGCTCCTCGCCCGGTACGACAACGTTTACGGCGATCTCTCGGGACTCTCCGGCTGGACCGGACTCACTCGGGATCCCGAATACGGACAGGCGTTTCTCGAGACCCACCACGAACAGCTCCTCTTCGGGACGGACTATCTCTACCCGGGTCACGAGGTGCCCCAGCTCGGACTGTTCGATCGGTTCGATCTCCCGGCCGAAGCGGGGGCGAACGTTCGCTACCGGAACCTCGAGGGGCTATTAGGTGAGGCGTAA
- a CDS encoding fumarylacetoacetate hydrolase family protein: MKLARIATDDGPVAGRYEDGVLHADDGAYDVGVDPDFLPPCNPSALYRIDGDLAATDYQSTRERVDAFDFVAESATSLVGHRASVPVPDPADELVTGKLVAVGELAAVIDERCRNVSEDEVPGVVRGYTIRNDIVAVDSNGHTARDASDGSGSLGPWIETAVDPIGVGVRFDVTDERRREATVESMPFDPLEIVSSLSRRVTLRSGDVVSLGSPAAPGAVEAGDAVEATYEGVGTLRNAVVDADGERGRERATEGQRRGVGLH; encoded by the coding sequence ATGAAACTCGCGCGGATCGCGACCGACGACGGGCCGGTCGCTGGACGGTACGAAGACGGCGTCCTCCACGCCGACGACGGCGCCTACGACGTCGGCGTCGACCCCGACTTCCTGCCGCCCTGTAACCCCTCGGCGCTGTACCGCATCGATGGCGACCTCGCGGCCACCGACTACCAGTCGACTCGGGAACGCGTAGACGCATTCGACTTCGTGGCGGAGTCGGCGACGTCGCTGGTCGGCCACCGGGCCTCCGTTCCGGTTCCCGATCCCGCCGACGAACTTGTCACCGGCAAACTCGTGGCCGTCGGCGAACTCGCGGCCGTCATCGACGAACGCTGTCGAAACGTCTCCGAAGACGAGGTTCCGGGGGTCGTCCGCGGGTACACGATCCGAAACGACATCGTCGCGGTCGACTCGAACGGTCACACCGCCCGGGACGCGTCCGACGGCTCTGGCTCGCTGGGTCCGTGGATCGAAACCGCGGTCGACCCGATCGGCGTCGGCGTGCGGTTCGACGTCACCGACGAGCGGCGCCGGGAGGCGACCGTCGAATCGATGCCGTTCGACCCCCTCGAGATCGTCTCGTCGCTCTCCCGTCGGGTTACCCTCCGTTCGGGCGACGTCGTCTCGCTCGGCAGTCCCGCGGCTCCCGGAGCGGTCGAAGCTGGCGATGCCGTCGAGGCCACTTACGAGGGCGTCGGGACACTCCGAAACGCTGTCGTCGACGCGGACGGCGAGCGCGGACGCGAGCGAGCGACCGAGGGGCAGCGACGCGGCGTCGGGCTCCACTGA
- a CDS encoding YncE family protein, whose amino-acid sequence MDSPEDSLTPDGGRPRSSPPNRRDPFAEGIDRRRLMRSSAAAGATAALAGYVGGSDGADRRAPTVYVFNNGDRTVTVIDAETDEALETAHVDTTASFPANQYGTGADSTYDILWLNVNGGVKALDAHTLEAVARVETGFEPNYPNLTPNEEHLLVAAGGTTTLDPDPDDPDNHVIVRIDADRDSDTFGEVTGEIRTGYTGPCDVTFPPSGEYAFVPDVADETLRVVSVDPFETAAEIDVGDPVGDGNVLPFMATASFAGDLLLIENGEGTLGPDPAVPREGSESIWDISTPDEPAELERITRDDGLPAAPITSEIDPDGEAGYLFTPEADSVTVLDLEDGTIDGELDVGGSAISGAWGPRREKLYVPVQTANHVAVIDHAERNVVATVDTGESPTGAVGGTVRPETSTSRRLRGSLAELGLEVGEREATYCPDDNCYCG is encoded by the coding sequence ATGGATTCGCCTGAAGACTCACTGACGCCGGACGGCGGCCGCCCGCGCTCGAGTCCCCCGAACCGGCGAGATCCGTTCGCCGAGGGGATCGACCGCCGACGGCTCATGCGGTCGTCGGCCGCCGCCGGCGCGACCGCCGCACTGGCCGGCTATGTCGGCGGGAGCGACGGCGCTGACCGGCGCGCCCCTACGGTCTACGTGTTCAACAACGGCGACCGAACGGTCACCGTCATCGACGCCGAGACCGACGAGGCGCTCGAGACCGCACACGTCGACACCACCGCGTCGTTCCCGGCCAACCAGTACGGGACCGGCGCGGATTCGACGTACGATATCCTCTGGCTCAACGTCAACGGCGGCGTGAAAGCCCTCGACGCCCACACGCTCGAGGCAGTCGCCCGCGTCGAGACCGGGTTCGAGCCGAACTATCCGAACCTGACGCCGAACGAGGAGCACCTGCTGGTGGCCGCAGGCGGAACGACGACGCTCGATCCTGATCCCGACGACCCCGATAACCACGTGATCGTTCGGATCGACGCCGACCGCGACAGCGATACCTTCGGCGAGGTAACCGGCGAGATCCGGACCGGCTACACCGGCCCGTGTGACGTGACGTTCCCGCCGTCGGGCGAGTACGCGTTCGTCCCCGACGTCGCCGACGAGACGCTCAGGGTCGTCAGCGTCGATCCCTTCGAGACCGCGGCCGAAATCGACGTGGGCGATCCCGTCGGTGACGGGAACGTCCTGCCGTTCATGGCCACGGCCTCGTTCGCCGGCGACCTGCTGCTGATCGAAAACGGCGAGGGGACGCTCGGCCCCGACCCAGCGGTGCCGCGAGAGGGGTCCGAGAGCATTTGGGACATCTCGACGCCGGACGAGCCCGCGGAACTCGAGCGGATCACGCGAGACGACGGCCTCCCGGCGGCGCCGATCACCAGCGAGATCGATCCGGACGGCGAGGCGGGCTATCTCTTTACACCCGAAGCGGACAGCGTGACCGTCCTCGACCTCGAGGACGGGACGATCGACGGGGAGCTCGACGTCGGCGGGAGCGCTATCTCGGGCGCCTGGGGTCCGCGCCGAGAGAAGCTGTACGTTCCCGTTCAGACGGCCAACCACGTCGCCGTTATCGATCACGCCGAGCGTAACGTCGTCGCGACGGTCGACACCGGTGAATCACCGACCGGAGCCGTCGGCGGCACGGTTCGGCCGGAGACGAGTACGAGCCGTCGACTGCGGGGCTCGCTCGCCGAGCTCGGCCTCGAGGTCGGCGAACGGGAGGCGACGTACTGCCCGGACGATAACTGTTACTGCGGCTGA
- a CDS encoding translation initiation factor eIF-1A, producing the protein MSPARSTVVTEESGRRNLRMPNNDEVFAVVTEHLGGNHVQLRCADGEERLGRIPGRMKYRTWIEQDDIVVAEPWDWQDEKATIEWRYTSQDADQLRREGHID; encoded by the coding sequence ATGTCTCCCGCACGTAGTACAGTTGTGACAGAAGAATCCGGGCGCCGGAACCTCCGTATGCCCAACAACGATGAAGTATTCGCCGTCGTGACCGAACACCTCGGTGGCAACCACGTGCAACTGCGCTGTGCCGACGGCGAGGAGCGCCTCGGCCGCATCCCCGGCCGGATGAAGTACCGCACGTGGATCGAACAAGACGACATCGTCGTCGCCGAACCCTGGGACTGGCAGGACGAGAAGGCGACGATCGAGTGGCGCTACACCAGCCAGGACGCAGATCAACTGCGTCGCGAAGGCCATATCGATTGA
- a CDS encoding cold-shock protein — MANGNVDFFNDTGGYGFISTEDADDDVFFHMEDVGGPDLEEGEEIEFDIEQAPKGPRATNVVRNN; from the coding sequence ATGGCAAACGGTAACGTTGATTTCTTCAACGACACAGGCGGCTACGGTTTCATCTCGACTGAGGACGCAGACGATGACGTCTTCTTCCACATGGAAGACGTCGGCGGCCCGGATCTGGAGGAGGGAGAGGAGATCGAATTCGATATCGAACAGGCCCCCAAGGGCCCCCGCGCGACGAACGTCGTCCGCAACAACTGA